One region of Desulfovibrio aminophilus DSM 12254 genomic DNA includes:
- a CDS encoding macro domain-containing protein: MRTRPNGHSGHSWSFGSGRLVLLAGDIALSDTDAVVNAANSRLSGGGGVDGAIHRAAGWDLLQTACWAHITENGEVPPGQAAVTTGFGLKAKWIIHAVGPVWHGGLSGEPELLASAYRVSLRLARELECRAVAFPALSCGAYGYPVELAAPLALAELRRGLEDGLVSEIRLTLFGQENLDRWAALAHAIL, from the coding sequence GTGCGGACGCGACCCAACGGCCATTCCGGCCACTCCTGGTCCTTCGGCTCGGGCCGACTCGTTCTCCTGGCCGGGGACATCGCCCTCTCCGACACCGACGCCGTGGTCAACGCGGCCAACTCCCGGCTGTCCGGGGGCGGCGGCGTGGACGGAGCCATCCACCGGGCCGCGGGCTGGGATCTGCTCCAGACCGCCTGCTGGGCCCACATCACCGAAAACGGCGAAGTTCCTCCGGGACAGGCGGCCGTCACCACCGGCTTCGGCCTGAAGGCCAAATGGATCATCCACGCCGTGGGCCCGGTCTGGCACGGCGGCCTGTCCGGCGAACCGGAACTCCTGGCCTCGGCCTACCGCGTGAGCCTCCGTCTGGCTCGGGAACTGGAGTGCCGCGCCGTGGCCTTCCCGGCCTTGAGCTGCGGGGCCTACGGCTATCCCGTGGAGCTGGCCGCGCCGCTGGCCCTGGCCGAGTTGCGCCGGGGCCTGGAGGACGGCCTCGTGTCCGAAATCCGCCTGACCCTCTTCGGCCAGGAAAACCTGGACCGCTGGGCCGCGCTGGCCCACGCCATCCTCTAA
- the hslV gene encoding ATP-dependent protease subunit HslV, translated as MDLKGTTILAVKDAGGVAMAGDGQVTMGQNIAMKHTARKVRSIYKDKVMIGFAGATADAFTLSERFEKKLEAHSGNLTRAAVELAKDWRTDKYLRRLEAMLLAADAETILIISGTGDVIEPDDGLAAIGSGGPYALAAARALARNTELPAREIAERAMRIAAEICVYTNDNLTILTREAGKGTDAS; from the coding sequence GTGGACTTGAAGGGAACCACCATCCTGGCGGTCAAGGACGCGGGCGGCGTGGCCATGGCCGGAGACGGCCAGGTCACCATGGGCCAGAACATCGCCATGAAGCACACCGCCCGCAAGGTCCGCTCCATCTACAAGGACAAAGTCATGATCGGCTTCGCCGGGGCCACCGCCGACGCCTTCACCCTGTCCGAACGCTTCGAGAAGAAACTGGAGGCCCACTCCGGCAACCTCACCCGGGCCGCCGTGGAGCTGGCCAAGGACTGGCGCACGGACAAGTATCTGCGTCGCCTGGAGGCCATGCTCCTGGCCGCCGACGCGGAGACCATCCTGATCATCTCCGGCACCGGCGACGTCATCGAGCCCGACGACGGCCTGGCCGCCATCGGCTCGGGCGGCCCCTACGCCCTGGCCGCGGCCCGCGCCCTGGCCCGGAACACCGAGCTGCCCGCCCGGGAGATCGCCGAACGGGCCATGCGCATCGCGGCCGAGATCTGCGTCTACACCAACGACAACCTGACCATCCTGACCCGCGAGGCGGGCAAGGGAACCGACGCGTCATGA
- the hslU gene encoding ATP-dependent protease ATPase subunit HslU, whose protein sequence is MSSNLTPREIVSELDKYVIGQKAAKRMVAIALRNRWRRNRLAPELRDEVAPKNIILMGPTGVGKTEIARRLARLAGCPFFKVEATKFTEVGYVGRDVESMVRDLMEIGVNMVKTEERDKVRVKAEEHAEERLLDLLVPGGQPQAQGAGFFMRPASAEPMSEKDASTREKLRKLWRDGALDERVVEVEVRSQSGPQLEIAAIPGMEEMGMQMQETLGRMFPNKKKLKKMKVREAFEVLAAEEADKLIDMDKVLEAARERVEQDGILFVDEIDKIAARSEHGGPDVSREGVQRDLLPVVEGCVVNTKYGMVKTDHILFIAAGAFHQSKPSDLIPELQGRFPLRETLEALGKDEFYRILTEPKNALTVQYKALLETEGLTVDFTREALEEISAMAERINQETENIGARRLSTIMEKLLAELSFAAPDRGGQSVTIDRAYVQSQLQDVVEDRDLSRYIL, encoded by the coding sequence ATGAGCAGCAACCTCACTCCCCGGGAGATCGTCTCGGAACTGGACAAGTACGTCATCGGGCAGAAGGCGGCCAAACGCATGGTGGCCATCGCCCTGCGCAACCGCTGGCGGCGCAACCGCCTGGCCCCGGAGCTGCGGGACGAGGTGGCGCCCAAGAACATCATCCTCATGGGCCCCACGGGCGTGGGCAAGACCGAGATCGCCCGCCGCCTGGCCCGGTTGGCCGGGTGCCCGTTCTTCAAGGTCGAGGCCACCAAGTTCACCGAGGTGGGCTATGTGGGCCGGGACGTGGAGTCCATGGTCCGCGATCTCATGGAGATCGGCGTGAACATGGTCAAGACCGAGGAACGCGACAAGGTGCGGGTCAAGGCCGAGGAGCACGCCGAGGAGCGCCTCCTGGACCTGCTCGTGCCCGGCGGCCAGCCCCAGGCCCAGGGCGCGGGCTTCTTCATGCGCCCGGCCTCCGCCGAACCCATGTCCGAAAAGGACGCCTCCACCCGCGAGAAGCTGCGCAAGCTCTGGCGCGACGGAGCGCTGGACGAGCGCGTCGTGGAGGTCGAGGTCCGCTCCCAGTCCGGCCCGCAGCTGGAGATCGCGGCCATCCCCGGCATGGAGGAGATGGGCATGCAGATGCAGGAGACCCTGGGCCGCATGTTCCCGAACAAGAAGAAGCTCAAGAAGATGAAGGTGCGCGAGGCCTTCGAGGTGCTGGCGGCCGAGGAGGCCGACAAGCTCATCGACATGGACAAGGTTCTGGAGGCCGCCCGCGAACGCGTGGAACAGGACGGCATCCTCTTCGTGGACGAGATCGACAAGATCGCGGCCCGGAGCGAACACGGCGGGCCGGACGTGTCCCGCGAAGGCGTGCAGCGCGACCTGCTGCCCGTGGTCGAGGGCTGCGTGGTGAACACCAAGTACGGCATGGTCAAGACCGACCACATCCTGTTCATCGCCGCCGGGGCCTTCCACCAGAGCAAGCCCTCGGACCTCATCCCCGAACTCCAAGGCCGCTTCCCCCTGCGCGAAACCCTGGAAGCCCTGGGCAAGGACGAGTTCTACCGCATCCTCACCGAGCCGAAGAACGCGCTCACCGTGCAGTACAAGGCCCTGCTGGAGACCGAGGGGCTGACCGTGGACTTCACCCGCGAGGCCCTGGAGGAAATCTCGGCCATGGCCGAAAGGATCAACCAGGAAACCGAGAACATCGGCGCGCGGCGGCTGTCCACCATCATGGAGAAGCTCCTGGCCGAACTGTCCTTCGCCGCGCCCGACCGGGGCGGCCAGAGCGTGACCATCGACCGGGCCTACGTCCAGTCCCAGCTCCAGGACGTGGTCGAGGACCGGGATCTGTCGCGGTATATCCTTTAG
- a CDS encoding phosphotransacetylase family protein: MVGVYVGSTAGYSGKNLIAMSLGLKFQKEGLNVGYMKPVGAVPRRTGDKVGDEDAFFVQDVLGLDQDPELVTPVLVTRDFTIKAFTTGCGDLLSNIGRAYAKLSEGKDVMLIQGSGTFLGSGTYCGVEGSRVAASLGAKTVLVDRYQKELRYDYILRSKAVAGDDLAGVIFNDVPESYMEEATGLIQPFLEKKGVTVLGTIPSDPLMGAIKVTDLAERLNGKVISAQGKGERVVESFLIGTMQVENFLTHFKRHKNSAVIVGGDRSDVQLVALEGSSPCLILTGNLYPNDIILTRSEVLETPIIVVREDTFTVAKKMENILTSHKLRDMIKVNHGAQLVMANVDYALLKKRVGL, encoded by the coding sequence ATGGTCGGCGTGTACGTGGGTTCCACCGCCGGGTATTCGGGCAAGAATCTCATCGCCATGTCTCTGGGGCTCAAGTTCCAGAAGGAGGGCCTGAACGTCGGCTACATGAAGCCGGTGGGCGCGGTGCCGCGCCGCACCGGGGACAAGGTGGGCGACGAGGACGCCTTCTTCGTCCAGGACGTGCTCGGCCTGGACCAGGACCCCGAGCTGGTCACGCCCGTGCTCGTGACCCGCGACTTCACGATCAAGGCCTTCACCACCGGCTGCGGCGACCTGCTCTCGAACATCGGCCGGGCCTACGCCAAGCTCTCGGAGGGCAAGGACGTGATGCTCATCCAGGGCTCGGGCACCTTCCTCGGCTCGGGCACCTACTGCGGGGTGGAGGGCAGCCGGGTGGCCGCCTCCCTGGGCGCGAAAACCGTGCTCGTGGACCGCTACCAGAAGGAACTGCGCTACGACTACATCCTGCGCAGCAAGGCCGTCGCCGGAGACGACCTGGCCGGGGTGATCTTCAACGACGTCCCCGAATCCTACATGGAGGAGGCCACCGGCCTCATCCAGCCCTTCCTGGAGAAGAAGGGCGTCACCGTGCTCGGGACCATCCCCTCGGACCCGCTCATGGGCGCCATCAAGGTCACGGACCTGGCCGAGCGCCTGAACGGCAAGGTCATCTCGGCCCAGGGCAAGGGTGAGCGGGTGGTGGAGAGCTTCCTCATCGGCACCATGCAGGTGGAGAACTTCCTGACCCACTTCAAGCGCCACAAGAACTCGGCGGTGATCGTGGGCGGGGACCGCTCGGACGTGCAGCTGGTGGCCCTGGAGGGCAGTTCGCCCTGCCTCATCCTCACCGGCAACCTCTATCCCAACGACATCATCCTGACCCGTTCCGAGGTGCTGGAGACGCCGATCATCGTGGTCCGCGAGGACACCTTCACCGTGGCCAAGAAGATGGAGAACATCCTCACCAGCCACAAGCTGCGGGACATGATCAAGGTCAACCACGGGGCCCAGCTGGTCATGGCCAACGTGGACTACGCCCTGCTCAAGAAGCGCGTCGGGTTGTAG
- a CDS encoding acetate--CoA ligase family protein, with amino-acid sequence MDLQAFFEPRTVAVIGASDKPGKIGHTVVANMLGAGFAGRLIPVNPKGGTIEGLPVTTSAGDLPKGLDLAVIAVPRDAVLPALRELVEIRAKSAIVITAGFKEVGKEGFLLERDMAALAAESGMALLGPNCLGMMNTGHGVNASFAAGQPSKGPIAFFSQSGALCVAILDWALGENIGFSKFVSLGNKAALDESRMLEYLGRDPNTKVILGYIENVEHGQEFLRQAAAVTRAKPVIMIKSGTTAAGAKAASSHTGAIAGSDAAYTAAFRQSGVIRVADVESLFNLAEAFSHQPLPRGPNLGIVTNSGGPGILAADACERSRLHMASLSPATIAKLQSFLPSFAALYNPVDIIGDSDPARYKQAIEAVLTDPMVHSLLVILTPVASVEVEATAQVIVDLSRRSDKPIFACFMGKKQVAPGRRILQEGGVPCYAFPEPAIRSIESMYVHALNRARPEPVYPEVVRDLERARAVIDRAVTRGLTEIVEFEAQEMLAAYDLPTPKTMLARGSDEAVAAAEAIGYPVVLKIASPQISHKSDVGGVKVGLADAAAVRAAFFDITTRAQRLRRDAYIAGCLVQEMAPKGSREVIIGFKRDEQFGPLLMFGLGGIYVEILKDIAFRLAPLSRADAFEIVREIRSYMLLKGVRGEQPVNFKAIEDIILTMSRLALDFPEVYEAEFNPVLVNHERAVVADVRMTLHLNGPETHSQE; translated from the coding sequence ATGGATCTGCAAGCCTTTTTCGAACCGCGCACCGTGGCGGTCATCGGGGCCTCGGACAAACCGGGCAAGATCGGCCACACCGTGGTGGCCAACATGCTCGGCGCGGGCTTCGCCGGGCGGCTCATTCCGGTGAACCCCAAGGGCGGGACCATCGAGGGCCTGCCCGTGACCACCTCGGCCGGAGATCTGCCCAAGGGCCTGGACCTGGCGGTCATCGCCGTGCCCCGCGACGCGGTCCTGCCCGCCCTGCGCGAACTCGTGGAAATCCGCGCCAAGTCGGCCATCGTCATCACCGCCGGATTCAAGGAGGTGGGCAAGGAGGGCTTCCTCCTGGAGCGCGACATGGCCGCCCTGGCCGCCGAGAGCGGCATGGCCCTGCTCGGGCCCAACTGCCTGGGCATGATGAACACCGGCCATGGGGTCAACGCCTCCTTCGCGGCGGGCCAGCCCTCCAAGGGGCCCATCGCCTTCTTCTCCCAGTCCGGCGCGCTCTGCGTGGCCATCCTGGACTGGGCCCTGGGCGAGAACATCGGCTTCTCCAAGTTCGTGAGTCTGGGCAACAAGGCCGCGCTGGACGAGTCGCGCATGCTCGAATACCTGGGCCGCGACCCGAACACCAAGGTCATCCTGGGCTACATCGAGAACGTGGAGCACGGCCAGGAGTTCCTGCGCCAAGCCGCCGCCGTGACCCGCGCCAAGCCGGTGATCATGATCAAGTCCGGCACCACGGCCGCCGGAGCCAAGGCCGCCAGCTCCCACACCGGAGCCATCGCCGGGTCGGACGCGGCCTACACCGCGGCCTTCCGCCAGAGCGGCGTGATCCGGGTGGCCGACGTGGAGTCCCTGTTCAACCTGGCCGAGGCCTTCTCGCACCAACCCCTGCCCAGGGGGCCCAACCTGGGCATCGTGACCAACTCCGGCGGTCCCGGCATCCTGGCCGCCGACGCCTGCGAACGCTCCCGGCTGCACATGGCCTCCCTGAGCCCGGCCACCATCGCCAAGCTGCAATCCTTCCTGCCCAGCTTCGCGGCCCTGTACAATCCCGTGGACATCATCGGCGACTCGGACCCGGCGCGCTACAAGCAGGCCATCGAGGCCGTGCTCACCGATCCCATGGTCCATTCCCTGCTGGTCATCCTGACTCCGGTGGCTTCGGTGGAGGTGGAGGCCACGGCCCAGGTCATCGTGGACCTCTCGCGGCGCTCGGACAAGCCGATCTTCGCCTGTTTCATGGGCAAGAAGCAGGTCGCCCCGGGGCGGCGCATTCTCCAGGAGGGGGGCGTGCCCTGCTACGCCTTCCCGGAACCGGCCATCCGCAGCATCGAGAGCATGTACGTACACGCCCTGAACCGGGCCCGGCCCGAACCGGTGTACCCCGAGGTCGTCCGCGACCTGGAGCGGGCCCGCGCGGTCATCGACCGGGCCGTGACGCGCGGCCTGACCGAGATCGTGGAGTTCGAGGCCCAGGAGATGCTCGCGGCCTACGACCTGCCCACCCCGAAGACCATGCTGGCCCGGGGCAGCGACGAGGCCGTGGCCGCGGCCGAGGCCATCGGCTATCCCGTGGTGCTCAAGATCGCCTCGCCGCAGATATCCCACAAGTCCGACGTGGGCGGGGTCAAGGTGGGTCTCGCCGACGCCGCGGCCGTGCGCGCGGCCTTCTTCGACATCACCACCCGGGCCCAGCGCCTGCGCCGCGACGCCTACATCGCGGGCTGTCTGGTCCAGGAGATGGCCCCCAAGGGCTCCCGGGAGGTCATCATCGGCTTCAAGCGCGACGAGCAGTTCGGGCCGTTGCTCATGTTCGGCCTGGGCGGCATCTATGTGGAGATATTGAAGGACATCGCCTTCCGTCTGGCCCCGCTGTCGCGGGCCGACGCCTTCGAGATCGTGCGCGAGATCAGATCCTACATGCTCCTCAAGGGCGTGCGCGGGGAGCAACCGGTGAACTTCAAGGCCATCGAGGACATCATCCTGACCATGTCCCGGCTGGCCCTGGACTTCCCGGAGGTCTACGAGGCGGAGTTCAATCCCGTCCTGGTCAACCACGAACGGGCCGTGGTGGCCGACGTGCGCATGACCCTGCATCTGAACGGTCCGGAAACGCACAGCCAAGAATAG
- the mobA gene encoding molybdenum cofactor guanylyltransferase, producing MKTGERRADVTGAILAGGEGKRMGRVNKALLEVGGEPILGRLARTLGGLFEHVLVVARDAEPFADTGLPVVTDRHPQRSSLTGIHAALFHAETPFVFVTACDTPFLQPALVRALLAELGPDVDLVAPIRENGHYEPLCALYSRAACLGPVEDLLRADQFQIIRFFPRVRVRAVPVGDLRRADPDLVSFANANTPDDLEALRRLIPAPDHR from the coding sequence ATGAAGACCGGAGAACGACGCGCGGACGTGACCGGGGCCATCCTGGCCGGAGGCGAGGGCAAGCGCATGGGCCGGGTGAACAAGGCCCTGCTGGAAGTGGGCGGCGAGCCGATTCTGGGCCGTCTGGCCCGGACTCTCGGCGGCCTCTTCGAACACGTCCTGGTGGTGGCTCGCGACGCCGAGCCCTTCGCCGACACCGGCCTGCCCGTGGTCACGGATCGCCATCCGCAGCGTAGTTCCCTCACCGGCATCCACGCGGCCCTGTTCCACGCCGAGACGCCCTTCGTCTTCGTCACGGCCTGCGACACGCCCTTCCTGCAACCCGCCCTGGTGCGGGCCCTGCTGGCCGAACTGGGGCCGGACGTGGACCTGGTGGCCCCGATCCGCGAAAACGGCCACTACGAGCCGCTCTGCGCCCTGTACTCCCGCGCGGCCTGCCTGGGACCGGTGGAGGATCTGCTGCGCGCGGACCAGTTCCAGATCATCCGCTTCTTTCCCCGGGTCAGGGTACGGGCCGTGCCGGTGGGCGACCTGCGCCGCGCGGATCCGGACCTCGTTTCCTTCGCCAACGCCAACACCCCGGACGATCTGGAGGCCCTGCGCCGCCTGATTCCGGCCCCGGATCATCGATGA
- a CDS encoding molybdopterin molybdotransferase MoeA, with translation MNSRISLEQAVKLLLAAAEPADPHPLPLAEALGLASAEDVVADHDVPAQARSALDGVALRSADTLAASAAEPLRLTVNGHVRPSTEPAHPLEPGLACRVLTGAPLPQEADAVAPDEEISLARETVTLTAPVPEGRGVRLPGSELAQGTVILSRGQILGSAAAAALASLGRREIRAVPPPRALVLAVGNELVPLEEARRAHGPLLVADNLFLLRGLLLECGVREVEAAVCPNEPEIIVRTLLRTEADLVVTTGGTGPGDRDFSLSAATAAGFDPIFRGLALHPAKSTLALRRGRTLLFGLPGTPPAVFAAYHALILPALLALRGIAAPPARTRALLTAPLKGSDRAQRLTPCSLALRDARLLATPLTGTLCPRGQMLQAHGLAVTPPGPGQAAGELADILLLPGRQPETGGSSSGSVSSPDQSPEGMSRPEGSGWK, from the coding sequence ATGAACAGCCGCATCTCCCTGGAACAGGCCGTGAAACTCCTGCTGGCGGCCGCCGAACCGGCCGACCCGCATCCCTTGCCTCTGGCGGAGGCCCTGGGCCTAGCCTCCGCCGAAGACGTCGTCGCGGACCACGACGTTCCCGCCCAGGCCCGCTCGGCCCTGGACGGGGTGGCCCTGCGCTCGGCCGACACCCTGGCCGCCTCGGCCGCCGAGCCCCTGCGGCTCACCGTCAACGGCCACGTGCGCCCGAGCACCGAACCGGCGCACCCGCTGGAGCCGGGTCTGGCCTGCCGCGTGCTCACCGGCGCGCCCCTGCCCCAGGAGGCCGACGCCGTGGCCCCGGACGAGGAAATATCCCTGGCGAGGGAAACGGTGACGCTCACGGCCCCTGTGCCCGAGGGCCGGGGTGTGCGCCTGCCGGGTTCGGAGCTGGCCCAGGGCACCGTGATCCTCTCCCGGGGACAGATTCTGGGATCGGCCGCCGCTGCGGCCCTGGCCAGCCTGGGCCGGAGGGAAATCCGCGCCGTGCCGCCGCCCCGGGCCCTGGTCCTGGCCGTGGGCAACGAACTGGTGCCCCTGGAGGAGGCCCGGCGAGCGCACGGGCCCCTGCTGGTGGCCGACAACCTGTTTCTGCTGCGGGGCTTGCTGCTGGAATGCGGCGTCCGTGAAGTCGAGGCGGCGGTCTGCCCCAACGAACCGGAAATCATCGTCCGGACCCTGCTCCGGACGGAGGCGGACCTCGTGGTGACCACCGGCGGAACCGGACCAGGCGACCGGGACTTCTCCCTCTCCGCCGCCACGGCCGCCGGGTTCGACCCCATCTTCCGGGGCCTGGCCCTGCACCCGGCCAAGAGCACCCTGGCGCTCCGGCGTGGGCGGACCCTGCTCTTCGGCCTGCCCGGGACGCCTCCGGCCGTGTTCGCGGCCTATCACGCCCTGATCCTGCCCGCCCTGCTGGCCCTGCGGGGAATCGCCGCTCCGCCCGCGCGGACCCGGGCCCTGCTCACGGCCCCGCTCAAGGGCTCGGACCGGGCCCAGCGACTCACGCCCTGCTCCCTGGCTCTGCGCGACGCCCGCCTCCTGGCCACCCCCCTGACCGGAACACTCTGCCCGCGCGGCCAGATGCTCCAGGCCCACGGTCTGGCCGTCACGCCTCCGGGGCCGGGACAGGCCGCCGGAGAACTGGCGGACATCCTGCTGTTGCCGGGCCGTCAGCCGGAAACCGGCGGTTCGTCGTCGGGGTCCGTGTCCAGCCCGGACCAGTCCCCGGAAGGGATGAGCCGCCCCGAAGGCTCGGGGTGGAAGTAG
- a CDS encoding gamma-glutamylcyclotransferase family protein, with protein sequence MNRKHAVFVYGTLKRGKPNHFFLRGARFLGRAETVEPYALFEDEYPIVSRTPAVGPVLGEVYVLDEKALRRLDVLEQHPEIYRREQVPIRLEGGAVREAWLYFHPEPSGRLIPSGDWSGLDTDPDDEPPVSG encoded by the coding sequence GTGAACCGGAAGCATGCCGTCTTTGTCTACGGGACATTGAAGCGGGGCAAGCCCAACCATTTCTTTTTGCGTGGGGCCCGTTTTCTTGGGCGGGCGGAGACCGTGGAGCCTTACGCCCTTTTCGAGGACGAGTACCCCATCGTATCCAGAACCCCGGCCGTGGGTCCGGTGCTCGGGGAGGTCTACGTCCTGGACGAGAAGGCCCTGCGGAGGCTGGACGTGCTTGAACAACATCCGGAAATCTACCGCCGGGAGCAGGTGCCGATCCGGCTGGAGGGGGGAGCGGTGCGGGAGGCTTGGCTCTACTTCCACCCCGAGCCTTCGGGGCGGCTCATCCCTTCCGGGGACTGGTCCGGGCTGGACACGGACCCCGACGACGAACCGCCGGTTTCCGGCTGA
- a CDS encoding LamG domain-containing protein, producing the protein MRQTQRGALLLYVIAAVVVFSVLAGTMAAHFSLSTRASAHYDCQKAARLMAESGIRYATSNLRAATNSADLTARVNALNGQTFWMADGSSFALTAVAGGQGYIVTSTGSSPCAGDATITAGLTRDFAVAVGGEGIISFADGDLSGFEAVPGSEGTETVKIINDTSNPANSSVELGGGTIKDNFGALWYGGGKGDCVNGNCTLGNGVRAYFEFQFNSGSDGDGFIFSLISAETNTRSVGGDTSMGELMGYGGTGWDGKGLVPPKIGLEFDIYPNECSSTLCSPGSRCDSTYDHIAFVLWGDEAGVSGTCSDKKSKRRYDDNRHGAGTLGSTSVPKNAKSGETGFYTRSSNNWMQNGGSFRLRYELTRQTTPASDGNYCYELRAWLQSTSLTMPAGMDDVTKDYAPAPDIQQVFYLSPALHAQFDHFYFGWTEGTGAAMQLATLRKFALDFKPALPAQSIPRSSNLRAHWSMRAVSGSTVQDIVGSRSGTAYGSYDWVPGTGCPDCSALRLYGSNSDYVQVSDTGGSSLDLTSAGTIAAWIYIPDASSLNSYAGLVHKGASGDFSDEVYSLQLWPTRRLTLAVITSAGTSYQVISADSIPAQGWHHVAGTWGSGGMRVFIDGVMNGQDGASPTARTNNASLQVGAQIVPSWRYSNSYPFNGIIDEVMLYNVELNAAEIETLYKNSPWGQGE; encoded by the coding sequence ATGCGGCAGACACAACGAGGAGCGCTTCTGCTCTACGTCATCGCGGCGGTGGTGGTCTTTTCGGTCCTGGCCGGAACCATGGCCGCCCACTTCAGCCTGTCCACCCGGGCCTCGGCCCACTACGACTGCCAGAAGGCCGCCCGGCTCATGGCCGAGTCCGGCATCCGTTACGCCACGAGCAATCTGCGCGCGGCCACCAACTCCGCCGACCTGACCGCGCGGGTGAACGCCCTGAACGGCCAGACCTTCTGGATGGCCGACGGCTCGTCCTTCGCTTTGACGGCGGTGGCCGGGGGGCAGGGCTACATCGTGACCTCCACGGGCTCCTCGCCTTGCGCGGGTGACGCGACCATCACCGCCGGCCTGACCCGTGATTTCGCCGTGGCCGTCGGGGGTGAGGGCATCATCTCCTTCGCCGACGGCGACCTCTCCGGCTTCGAGGCCGTTCCCGGCTCGGAGGGGACCGAGACCGTGAAGATCATCAATGATACGAGCAATCCCGCCAACAGCAGCGTGGAACTGGGCGGCGGCACCATCAAGGACAACTTCGGGGCGCTCTGGTATGGCGGCGGCAAGGGCGACTGCGTCAACGGCAACTGCACCCTGGGCAACGGGGTGCGGGCCTACTTCGAGTTCCAGTTCAACTCCGGTTCCGACGGCGACGGATTCATCTTTTCGCTCATCAGCGCGGAGACGAACACCAGGAGCGTGGGCGGCGACACGAGCATGGGCGAACTCATGGGCTACGGCGGCACGGGCTGGGACGGCAAGGGCCTTGTTCCCCCCAAGATCGGCCTGGAGTTCGACATCTACCCCAACGAGTGCAGCTCCACCCTTTGTAGCCCTGGATCCCGCTGTGACAGCACCTACGACCACATCGCCTTCGTGCTCTGGGGCGACGAGGCCGGCGTGAGCGGGACATGCTCGGACAAGAAGAGCAAGCGGCGCTACGACGACAACCGCCACGGCGCGGGCACGCTGGGCAGCACTTCCGTGCCGAAGAACGCGAAGTCGGGGGAGACGGGATTTTATACTCGGTCCTCGAACAACTGGATGCAGAACGGCGGCAGCTTCCGTCTGCGCTACGAGCTGACCCGGCAGACCACCCCGGCCAGCGACGGCAACTACTGCTATGAGCTGCGGGCCTGGCTCCAGTCCACCAGCTTGACGATGCCCGCTGGAATGGACGACGTGACCAAGGACTATGCCCCGGCCCCGGACATCCAGCAGGTCTTCTATCTCTCACCCGCGCTGCACGCCCAGTTCGACCACTTCTACTTCGGCTGGACCGAGGGCACGGGCGCGGCCATGCAACTGGCGACGTTGCGCAAGTTCGCCCTGGACTTCAAGCCCGCGCTTCCGGCCCAGAGCATCCCTCGATCCTCCAATCTCCGGGCCCACTGGTCCATGCGGGCGGTGAGCGGCAGCACGGTGCAGGATATCGTCGGTTCGCGCAGCGGCACGGCCTATGGCTCCTACGACTGGGTGCCCGGCACGGGTTGTCCGGACTGTTCGGCCCTGCGTCTTTATGGCTCCAACTCCGACTACGTGCAGGTTTCGGACACCGGCGGCAGTTCCCTGGACCTGACCTCGGCCGGCACCATCGCGGCCTGGATCTATATCCCGGACGCCTCCAGCCTGAACAGCTACGCCGGGCTGGTGCACAAGGGCGCGTCCGGGGATTTTTCGGACGAGGTCTACAGTCTGCAGCTCTGGCCCACGCGCCGCCTGACCCTGGCGGTGATCACCTCCGCGGGAACCTCCTACCAGGTGATCTCCGCCGACTCGATCCCGGCCCAGGGCTGGCACCATGTGGCCGGAACCTGGGGCAGCGGGGGCATGCGCGTCTTCATCGACGGGGTCATGAACGGACAGGACGGCGCCAGCCCCACGGCCCGGACCAACAACGCCTCCCTGCAGGTCGGGGCTCAGATCGTGCCGTCCTGGCGGTACTCGAACAGTTATCCGTTCAACGGAATCATCGACGAGGTCATGCTCTACAACGTGGAGCTGAACGCCGCCGAAATCGAGACGCTCTACAAGAACAGCCCATGGGGGCAGGGGGAATGA
- a CDS encoding type II secretion system protein produces MTRSTTDPSRRAVRGMTLVELIAVIVILGIIGTASAFFFATGMKGFSQTRSNSNQALKAEAAVERMNIELRDMEGDGSKRVYVTPNVSIQYRSSALSGTADRTLAYDSAGKRITLLVSTDGTARTLMDDVSAFHLSADTSRDLDGKGSPNEISAVNIDFTSGGQTYTLQILPRNFLYL; encoded by the coding sequence ATGACCCGGTCAACTACTGATCCCTCCCGCCGCGCCGTGCGCGGCATGACCCTGGTGGAGCTGATCGCGGTCATCGTCATCCTGGGCATCATCGGCACGGCCTCGGCCTTCTTCTTCGCCACGGGCATGAAAGGCTTCAGCCAGACCCGCTCCAATTCGAACCAGGCTCTCAAGGCCGAGGCGGCCGTGGAGCGCATGAACATCGAGCTGCGGGACATGGAAGGCGATGGGTCGAAGCGGGTTTACGTGACGCCGAACGTCTCGATCCAGTATCGGTCGAGCGCCCTGTCCGGCACGGCCGACCGGACCCTGGCCTACGACTCCGCCGGCAAGCGCATCACCCTGCTCGTGTCCACGGACGGCACGGCCCGTACGCTCATGGACGACGTCTCCGCCTTCCATCTTTCCGCGGACACGAGCCGGGATCTGGACGGAAAGGGATCGCCCAACGAAATCTCGGCCGTGAACATCGACTTCACCTCGGGCGGGCAGACCTACACGCTCCAGATCCTGCCCAGGAACTTCCTCTACCTATGA